The region TTAATCGGTATTGTTGATACTAACTGTGATCCGGAAGAACTGGATTATGTAATTCCTGGCAATGATGATGCCATCAGAGCCGTTAAGCTGATTGTTTCCAAGATGGCTGATGCTGTTATCGAAGCAAAGCAGGGCGAAGTTTTAGAGGGCGCAATGGAAATCGAGATTCCTGCCCAGGCTTTCGAGACAGAGGCTGTTGAGGCTTAATTAAAACTTTAAAATTGGAGGAAGATGAAATGGCAGCAGTAACCGCAGCAATGGTAAAAGAGTTAAGAGAGATGACCGGTGCCGGAATGATGGACTGCAAGAAAGCTCTTGCAGCTACTGACGGAGATATGGATAAGGCAGTAGAGTTCTTAAGGGAAAAGGGACTTGCCGGAGCAGCCAAGAAGGCCGGCCGTATTGCAGCAGAAGGCATCGTAGCTACAACGGTAGCTGCTGATGAGAAGAAGGCTGTTATCGTAGAGGTTAACGCTGAGACTGACTTTGTTGCCAAGAACGAGAAGTTCCGGACATATGTTGCAGATGTTGCAGCACAGGCACTTACCACTTCCGCTAAGGATTTAGACGCATTCATGGAGGAGAGATGGGCTAAGGACGAGACCTTGTCCGTAAAGGAGGCACTTGCTTCCCAGATTGCCATTATCGGCGAGAACATGAACATCCGTCGTTTTGAGCAGGTTGAGGAGGCAAATGGTTTTGTCGCATCCTACATCCATGCAGGCGGAAAGATTGGCGTTCTGGTAGACGTAGAGACAGATGTTGTCAACGATGACATTAAGGATATGGCAAAGAATGTGGCTATGCAGGCAGCAGCTTTAAAGCCAATGTTCACCAGCAGAGACGAAGTAAGCGCTGATTACATCGCAAAAGAGACAGAAATCCTTACAGCCGCAGCTAAGAATGAGAAGCCGGATGCCAACGACAAGATTATTGAGGGCATGGTAAAGGGCCGTATCAACAAAGAGCTGAAAGAAACCTGTCTGTTGGATCAGGTTTATGTAAAGGCAGAAGACGGCAAGCAGAGCGTTTCCCAGTATGTTGCAGCTGTAGCAAAGGCTAACGGCGCTTCTATCAAGGTAAAGAAGTTCGTACGTTTCGAGACCGGCGAAGGCCTGGAGAAGAAGAACGAGGACTTTGCTGCTGAGGTAGCTAAGCAGATGGGAATGTAAGCCCAATTGCAACCTTTATCCCGGAACCCCTGATACATGCGGAAAACCCGCATAAAATCAGGGGTTCCGGGTTTTTTTGTGAGTGTTGCAGACTGGTGCTAAATTGTGTGGTCTGGTATTAAATTTGTGTAGTAATTTGTGTAGTGATTTGTGTAAAACCCGTTACACAAACCCGAATTGCAAACTTTGCATTTTGGGAGGTTCCATTTTGGTTTCCGCTCCATTATATTATGATCTATACAGGAATGCGTATTGGAGAGGTAGGCGGATTGAAATGGGAGGATGTCCATCTGGAAGGCGGATATATAGAGCTGAAACAGGCACTGTCAGCAGAGTATAAGCAGGGGAAAAACTGATATCGCTCACAACACTAAAAACGACTAATTCCTATCGGAAAATTCCTTTTATGGGCCAGGTCAAAGAGATGTTCCTTCAGCAGAAAGAGCAGGTTGATTTCCTAAAAAGAGAACTGAAGGACAGATATCGGGGAAAGGGAGAGTTTGAAGATCTGGTATTTGTTACCACCATGGGTTCCCCGCTGATCAGGCATAACGCTGAAAAAACAATCAATAAAGTGGTAGATTCCATCAATACCAAAGAAGCTTATGAAGCAAAAAGAGAACAGAGAGAACCGGTTTTGTTTGAAAGGGTTTATCCACATGCGCTGAGACATACATTTGCTTCCATTTGTTACGCTGCAAAAATGGATGTAAAGACAACACAAAAGTTAATGGGGCATGCAAAAATATCAACAACTATGGATATTTATACGCATTTAGATGAAACATTTTTGGAGGATGATATTACTAAGTTTAATCAAAAAGAGGGTTTAATCAAAAAGAGGGTTTAATTCCCCGCAGCTTGCTGCGTAACAAACTTTTTCAAGACATGGAGGAAGTGATATACTAGAGGAAAAAGGAAAGGAGAAATTGTGTGATGAGTGAAACAATACGCAAGTCACACAATGTATCAGTACTCATGTATCATTTCGTATGTCCAGCAAAATATAGAAGAGTAGTAATAGATGAAGATGTAGATAGGGTAATCAAAGAAACGTGTGAGGGAATTCAGGAAAGGTATGAAATAAGATTTTTGGAAGTAGGTACAGATAAAGACCATATACATTTTCTTATCCAGTCAGTGCCTACATATAGTCCAAAAAAAATCATCCAAATAGTGAAGAGCATCATAGCCCGGGAGGTGTTCGCGAAATGTCCACAAGTGAAGAAAAAATTGTGGGGAGGAGAATTCTGGACAGATGGCTATTACGTAGCAACGGTGAGTGAACATGGGAATGAGCAAATCATAAGTAGATATGTGAAAGAACAGGGACAGGAAAAAAATTATAAAACAATCTATAAAAACGTAGAGAAAACAAAGCAGTATAGCATATGGGATTATATGTAGAGGTTGCAACCTTCGATACCCCGCAGCTTGCTGCGGGGTAGTTCATTTTGGGTGGAATGGTTTTTGAGTATGATGAAGAAAAGAATCGGAAAAATGTCCAAAAGCATGGGATATCATTCAGGAATGCAGCACGTGCTTTCTTTGATTATGATCGAATCGAGCTTTATGATGAGGAACACAGCGATGATGAGGATCGTTATGATACGATAGGTGACATCTCAGCGGGAAATCTATCACTTGGTGCTAACACAACGATTGGAAATATAGATCGGCTTGTAGGAACGGCTAATGATATTTTGTTTGTTGTATATACGGAAAGAGTAAGAACAGAGGAAAATGGCATACAGACAGATATCACCAGACTTATATCAGCAAGATTAGCAACAAGCTTTGAGAGGGGATTCTATTATGGTAAATATGAATAGTATAACAGAAGAGATGAAGAAAGAACTGGCATTTACAGAAGAGGAACTGAAGGAATTAGAGCAGGCAAGAAAAATGCCTATCACATTCGATGAGGACTGTCCTGAAATCAGCCCTGAAAAAGCTATAAAATTTCGCAGGGTGAATCCTCCGCATAGGTTGGCTGGCAAAAGTCTGGCATAATATACAATGATCTGCATGGCTTAAAATTTGTGTAGTACCACCAAGAAATATATTTTAAAAATTACTACACAAATCATTTCTGTGTAGTAACATGGAAATGATATTTGCAAAAGCCGAAAAAATCTTGATTTTATGCGGATTTCCGGACACAGTACTCAAAAAGTTCGCGAAGCAGATGGGAATGTAATTCCAATTTCATAAGATTAAGCAAGACGCTGGAAACCCGCATGGTTCCAGCGCTTTTTGCGTTTTTGGGGTGTCGGAAAATCGTGACGGCTTTTTTTATATGATTTCAATGCGGTGATTCTTATAATATAATTGGGAAAGAGCAAAAATACGGTAAGCGTCAAATAAGAACGTGTAGTGAAATATTTGGCGTTCTCTTGTAAACTTGGGGTTAGAGTTTTTAGAGTTCCCTCCCAAAACTCTAAATCCAGATAAAGGAGAATACCAATGGACATTTCCGCTTTAACTCCGGATAAACAGGTAAAACTTCAGTACTGGCTGGACGTGATCCGGCAATGCAGAGCCTCCGGTCTAACAAACCAGGCATGGTGCGAACAACATCATATCTCCCTAAAAAGCTATTACTACTGGATCGCAAAGATCCGGAAACTGGCGCTTGAAGAACTGCCCCGAAAGAGTCATGGATGCAGGCCGGTCATGGAGCAGACTGCGTTGATTCCGGATGCGGCTCCGGAATTTACGGAGGTATCCCTTCACGGCAGGCAGGATCCCTGTGCCGCTCCTGCAGCAGTACTCCGTGCCGGTACGGTGACTGTTGACCTCTTTGAAGATACGCCCCGCGAGTTGCTGGAGACCATTCTGAAAGCGGTGAGATCATGTTAGGTGACCTCTCCCGGGTGGAAAAGATCTATCTGCGCACCGGGTACACAGATATGAGAAAACAGCTGGACGGTCTGGTGGATATCATCCAGTACAGCTTTCAGCTTGACCCTTACAGCAATTCCCTGTTCCTTTTCTGCGGGAAACGGGCGGACCGGATCAAGGCAGTCTATTATGAAGGGGACGGCTTCTGCCTGTTCTATAAGCGCTACGAAAACGGCCGCCTCCAATGGCCGCGGACGGGCGAAGAAGCCAGACAGATCTCCCACCAGCAGCTCCGCTGGCTTCTGGAGGGCCTGAACCCGGAGCAGCCAAAAGCGGTCCGCAGCTGGGTTCCCCCGAAGCCTGAAAACCCCGGGAATTCCTTATAAATGCTGGAAAATCCTGCTGTTTTATGGTATAATTCTTAAGGAAAGTATCAGATTCAGAGCGACAAAAAAATGAACAGCTTATGCAAAAGATAAACTGCTCTGAATGTGATTCTTTCCAATTGTACCAAGTCGCGGAACTTTAGCCATAGGCTGTATGGGGATAGTATTTCCCCAGGGAAGCTTAAAATAGTGGATTATGGTGGTCTGCAATGCAGAAGCAGGACGATTTTAGCTGTATCCCATATTTTTGGGTATGCTTCGCAGACCTCCCGATGGCAGGTCTTAAAAAATATATAGGAAAGCAGCCTGTCAGGAAGAAGGAACATGACACCTTCCCAGCTGTTTCATGGCTGTATGACCACATTCAGGACACACACAGATATCGAAATTCCAGACTGCTTTTAAAAGCTCTGCCAGGGACATTCCGGCGTAACGCTGCTTGAAACGCTGTCCATTCTGAAGCTTAAAGATAACCTTCAGATTCTTATATTTCATCCGATTGTTCAGAAAACCATAATAGCGTATTTTCTGAAAGCCGGAAGGCAGCACATGCATCAGGTAACGGCGTATAAACTCCGTGTTGCCAAGAGTAATCTGACGTTTTGGTTCACCCGGCTTTTTTCCACGGGCAGAGAATGTTACCGTATCTTCCGTAACAGAAAGGATCCTGCTGTTAGAGATGGCGATTTTGTGGATGTAGCGTCCAAGGTATTCAATGACATTGCCGAAGCCGTTGAAGGTTTTCTTGATGTAGGGGCACCAGTCCATTTCATAAAGCTTATTTTTAAATTCCTTCCAGTGGTAAGAATTACGCAGGTTTTCACAGGAGGATGAAAAGTTAAGGGAGCCGCTTTCATAAAGGGAGACAAGGTGTGCCATATATTTCCCCTTAAACTTATCCCGCAGGACCTCCGTACGGATAAAAAACTTAGATGAGGATTTACGGATTTTTCCATCTCCGGTAAGCCCGCCGCCGGAAACAATGCAGTGCATATGTACATGGTAATCCAGCTCCTGATTCCAAGTATGAAGTACTTGGATAATCCCGGGTGTTGCCCCGAGCCACTTCTTATCAGCAGATAATTCCAGAAGTGTTTCGGCGCAGCATCTGTGAAGAAGTCCATACAGAAGCTTCTGGTTGCAGTAAATGAGGGGATTTAATTCATGTGGAAGTGTAAACACTACATGAAAATAGGGTGAATCAATGACCTCAGCACTGCGTTTATCTACCCAGATTTCTTTCTTCACAGCCTGACAGTTGGGGCAGTTGCGGTTGCGGCAGGAATTATTGTGGACTTCCACATGCCCACAGTCGGTACACTGACTTAAGTTGACACCAAGCCTTCCGGATTTGCAGTTTAAGATGGCTCGGGCGGCTTTGCGTTGGACATCCGACTGATAGTGCCCCGGTGCTGAGAAAGCTTCATAGGACTGCTCAAATATCTGCCTGATTTTGTAATCACTCATGGTATTCACCTGCCAATCGGTCAAAAGGGCTGACGGCATTGCGGATGGCATTACCGGAAAGATGGACATAAATAGTGGTGGAAGACAAAGATTTATGTCCCATAAGCGCTTTTATGGTAAGCAGGTCGGTTCCGTTTTCATACAGATGGGTACCAAAAGCATGACGAAAGGAATGACAGGTAAGCCTGCGTTCCCATCCGAGCCTGTCCTCATGGGCATGGATGTGTCTTGAAAGGAAGAATGTGTCGATGGGTCTGTCCTCGCCACTTTGCTTTGGAAAAAGAAAGCCTTTTGGTCTGCCGTATTCAAACCAGTAGCGTGTCAGCAGGTCAAGTGCCGCTTTAGAAAGAATGGCATAGCGGTCATTCCTGTTTTTGGAGTGTGTGATGTGAAGCCGCATGTTTTTGCGGTCAACATCCTCGTAACGCAGACGGCATACTTCACCGATACGAAGCCCTGAGGAATACATGAGTGTAACCATAGTCTTCTGCTTTAAATCAGGTATGGAAGAAATAAACTGCCATGTTTCCTGTTTCGAGGGAACATAGGGAAGGTACTCGTCAAACTTACGCATGGGAAGCTGTGTGTCATCCCATGTTTTGTGAAGAACATACATGGTGAAAAAGCGCAGTTGTGAAATGGCACAGTTGATGGTGCGGTCAGAAAGGTCTCTGGATTTCTGTAGCCATTTGATGTAGTCACGAAGTTCATCCCAGGAAACATCTTCTGGCGATTTGTGAAGAACATTTGCGAGGTAATCCAGATACGCCCGGATGTAAGTACAGTAATTTTTAAGGGTATGGTCGGTAAGACCGCGAAGGGAAATCATTTCCCTGAAAGAATTTAAATATTTGTCCATAGTAAAATCTCCTTTGAAATGCAATAAAAACAGTAGTTACATTTCAAAAAGAGGTGGTGGACGAGTAAAAAAATAAGATATATAGTTGTTGAGTTTAGAAATCCATGATAACATAAGCATAGCAGTTCTTAAAGTTATGAAGTTGTTTGGTGTGGTAACTTAACAATACATCATAAATTTAAAAACTGCTATTTTTTATAAAAAAAGTGGTGGTTTTATGTACCTTGGGCTAGCCGTCGCACTAGCGACTTGGTACAATGAATTTATCAGAACAGGAAGGTTTTCAGCCCATGCAGGATACAGAGCAGGAGTACCAAAAGCAGATCAAAGAACTGGAACAGCAGGTCCGGCTCCTTAGGGAGCAGGTTGATTTCCTTACCCGTAAACTTTATGGAACAAAATCAGAGAAGACGTCTGCCCTTGAAATAGAGGGACAGATGTCTCTTTTTAATGAAATGGAATCCTGTGCTGAGCCGGATGCCCATGAGCCGGATCTGGTGGAGGTCGAAAAACATCTGCGTAAAAGGAAATATGCCGGCCAGCGGGAAAAACTGATAAAAGACATTCCCCGCAGCAAAGTGCTCCACACGATCGATGAAAGTGAACAGATCTGTGAGAGATGCGGAGGTACCATGGTAAAAGTTGGTGAGGAGTTTGTGCGTACCGAGGTACAGTTCATCCCTGCCAGCCTCAAAGTGGTTGACCATTACCGGGAAACCTATGAATGCAGGGCATGCCGCAAAAACGGGACGCCTTATATGGAGAAATCCCCGGTGCCCCATCCTCCGGTCATGCACTCCCTTGCATCTGCTTCCACGATCGCATGGCTTGTCCATCAGAAGTTTGAACTGGGCATCCCCTTATACCGTCAGGAAAAGGAATGGGAAGCCATGGGGCTGTCTTTAAGCAGGGCAACGATGTCAAACTGGCTCCTGGCCGTCTGCCGGGACTGGCTTTCCCATGTGGTCTCCCATCTCAGACGGGAACTTCTAAAGCAGGGATATCTGCATATCGACGAGACCCACGTGCAGGTGCTGAAGGAACCAGGGAGGAAGAACACTTCGGATTCCTATATGTGGGTGTACTGCAGCACCAGGGACAGCAAACGGCCGGTCCGGTATTTTGAGTACCAGCCGGGGAGGGGTGGGAAATATCCGGAAACATTTTTAAAAGGCTATACCGGATATATCCATACGGATGCTTATTCCGGGTATAATGGGGTGAAAGGGGTTACGAGATGTCTGTGTTACACACATCTGCGCCGCGCTTTTGTGGACGCGCTGCCAAAAGACATCCATGGCCCGGAAGCCTCAAAACCTGCGGAAGCAGTCATTCGTCTGAATAAACTGTTTGAGATAGAAAAGGAACTGGACGGCCTTCCCCCGGAACAAAAGAAAAAAGAACGACTTGACCGCGAGAAGCCGCTTCTCGAGGCTTTCTGGTCGTGGGCAGAGATAAGCTCTGCCGGGGAATTGCCAAAGTCGAAGCTCCATACCGCTTTCCAGTATGCCCTGAACAACCGGCAGGAGTTCTTCAACTATCTTGGGGATGGAAACTGCTCCATCAGCAATTCCCTTGCGGAGAACTGTATCCGCCCCTTTGTGATCGGCCGGAAGAACTGGCTGTTTGCCGGAAGTCCGAAGGGTGCTGCCGCAAGTGCGGGAATCTACACCCTGGTAGAAACAGCCAAAGCCAACGGCCTGGATGCAATGAAATACATCAAGTATATCCTGGCAGATATGCCGGGGAGTAGATTTCTCGAAAATCCGGAATATCTGGATGACTATCTGCCATGGGATCCCATGGTACAGGAACGTTGCCGATAACCACTGCCCTTTTAGTATAGAGGGTTAGTGGTTATTTTTCTATCCACCATCTTATTTGACGCTTACAAAATACGGACAGAGGATGGAAAAACTGAAAAATTCATAAACTGATTGAAAAAGGGTGTATGAGGTGATAGGATATTTATAGAAACAGGAAAAGACGTTGCTGTAGAGGAGGTGACAGAATGGCTACATCAAGTATTACCGATAATATCGTGATTCGTGATCCCCAGCAAGTAGAAGCATTTGCGGATGCAGTTGAGAAGGCATCCCAGAATCCGCTTGGACGCAGAACAACATCTGTCCGTATGGTGAGAGATAAAGGTGAGTTTATACAGTTAATGGAAAAAAGGAGACAGCTGCATGGATAGAATGCCATCAGAGGAACAATTTGTTTGTGTTAATATAAGGGATTTTTTGAATCCAGAGGAAACGGGTGGAATCGGAGAGAATGACTTGGAAAAAATTCTCTCCGATTTTTCAAACCCGAAAAATTCAGATGTAGAGTTTTTTCTGAAAAAGAATGCCATTGAATTCTGTGAAACGAAAACTAAGCAGGTTAAGTCGCCTTGATCAACGCATAGGCAGCTATACCTTATCAGCGTATTTGATTGCTCAGTTGGGAAGAAATTACAGTGAAGAAGTTAGATATCCGATTACGGGAAAGATGTTGATGAATTTTGCAATTAATACTTTGAATGAAATTCAAAGACAGCTGGGTGGTCTTATGGTTTATTTGGAATGTGAAGAGAAGGAGCCTTTGATTAGGTTCTATCAGGAGCAGAATGGATTCCGGCTATTTGGTGAGAGGATGACGGATGGAGAGCAGGACGGAGAGGGGCATAAATTGTTACAATTATTGAATTTTTTATAAATATATAGTGTTCAGACTCTGAAATGGCATTTTTATAAGAAGTAGTCATCAAGGAATATAAACACCGACTATAATTGAAGGAGTCAATATGAAAAGAATTATAGTAACATTGATTATGTTAATGGTTCTAGTATAACTCGATTTAAATAAGCTTACAATTTAAGCATTGGTAGTAATCTGATTTCTTGGCTTACGTGTCCGTGCTTTGGGCGCACGTTTCCCTTGGTTTTCAGGACTTGCTGCTTTCGCATTTACAACTTCATAGACGATTGTGCCCACATCCTCTTCCGAAAGATCAATCGTGTCCAAGCGGTATTTCCATTTGTAGGGGACGGGAACCTCATTGATTTCTTCAAAGTATTTCAAAATCCGTTCCTTTAGTTCCTCTTTCGGGCCTACACGAATCCCGGACAACATCTGGCGGGTCATTTTGCTGAAAAAGCCTTC is a window of Enterocloster clostridioformis DNA encoding:
- the tsf gene encoding translation elongation factor Ts; the protein is MAAVTAAMVKELREMTGAGMMDCKKALAATDGDMDKAVEFLREKGLAGAAKKAGRIAAEGIVATTVAADEKKAVIVEVNAETDFVAKNEKFRTYVADVAAQALTTSAKDLDAFMEERWAKDETLSVKEALASQIAIIGENMNIRRFEQVEEANGFVASYIHAGGKIGVLVDVETDVVNDDIKDMAKNVAMQAAALKPMFTSRDEVSADYIAKETEILTAAAKNEKPDANDKIIEGMVKGRINKELKETCLLDQVYVKAEDGKQSVSQYVAAVAKANGASIKVKKFVRFETGEGLEKKNEDFAAEVAKQMGM
- a CDS encoding tyrosine-type recombinase/integrase; translated protein: MIYTGMRIGEVGGLKWEDVHLEGGYIELKQALSAEYKQGKN
- a CDS encoding tyrosine-type recombinase/integrase — protein: MPFMGQVKEMFLQQKEQVDFLKRELKDRYRGKGEFEDLVFVTTMGSPLIRHNAEKTINKVVDSINTKEAYEAKREQREPVLFERVYPHALRHTFASICYAAKMDVKTTQKLMGHAKISTTMDIYTHLDETFLEDDITKFNQKEGLIKKRV
- the tnpA gene encoding IS200/IS605 family transposase, with the protein product MSETIRKSHNVSVLMYHFVCPAKYRRVVIDEDVDRVIKETCEGIQERYEIRFLEVGTDKDHIHFLIQSVPTYSPKKIIQIVKSIIAREVFAKCPQVKKKLWGGEFWTDGYYVATVSEHGNEQIISRYVKEQGQEKNYKTIYKNVEKTKQYSIWDYM
- a CDS encoding BrnT family toxin, whose protein sequence is MVFEYDEEKNRKNVQKHGISFRNAARAFFDYDRIELYDEEHSDDEDRYDTIGDISAGNLSLGANTTIGNIDRLVGTANDILFVVYTERVRTEENGIQTDITRLISARLATSFERGFYYGKYE
- the tnpA gene encoding IS66 family insertion sequence element accessory protein TnpA, with protein sequence MDISALTPDKQVKLQYWLDVIRQCRASGLTNQAWCEQHHISLKSYYYWIAKIRKLALEELPRKSHGCRPVMEQTALIPDAAPEFTEVSLHGRQDPCAAPAAVLRAGTVTVDLFEDTPRELLETILKAVRSC
- the tnpB gene encoding IS66 family insertion sequence element accessory protein TnpB (TnpB, as the term is used for proteins encoded by IS66 family insertion elements, is considered an accessory protein, since TnpC, encoded by a neighboring gene, is a DDE family transposase.) translates to MEKIYLRTGYTDMRKQLDGLVDIIQYSFQLDPYSNSLFLFCGKRADRIKAVYYEGDGFCLFYKRYENGRLQWPRTGEEARQISHQQLRWLLEGLNPEQPKAVRSWVPPKPENPGNSL
- a CDS encoding IS91 family transposase, translating into MSDYKIRQIFEQSYEAFSAPGHYQSDVQRKAARAILNCKSGRLGVNLSQCTDCGHVEVHNNSCRNRNCPNCQAVKKEIWVDKRSAEVIDSPYFHVVFTLPHELNPLIYCNQKLLYGLLHRCCAETLLELSADKKWLGATPGIIQVLHTWNQELDYHVHMHCIVSGGGLTGDGKIRKSSSKFFIRTEVLRDKFKGKYMAHLVSLYESGSLNFSSSCENLRNSYHWKEFKNKLYEMDWCPYIKKTFNGFGNVIEYLGRYIHKIAISNSRILSVTEDTVTFSARGKKPGEPKRQITLGNTEFIRRYLMHVLPSGFQKIRYYGFLNNRMKYKNLKVIFKLQNGQRFKQRYAGMSLAELLKAVWNFDICVCPECGHTAMKQLGRCHVPSS
- a CDS encoding tyrosine-type recombinase/integrase, with protein sequence MDKYLNSFREMISLRGLTDHTLKNYCTYIRAYLDYLANVLHKSPEDVSWDELRDYIKWLQKSRDLSDRTINCAISQLRFFTMYVLHKTWDDTQLPMRKFDEYLPYVPSKQETWQFISSIPDLKQKTMVTLMYSSGLRIGEVCRLRYEDVDRKNMRLHITHSKNRNDRYAILSKAALDLLTRYWFEYGRPKGFLFPKQSGEDRPIDTFFLSRHIHAHEDRLGWERRLTCHSFRHAFGTHLYENGTDLLTIKALMGHKSLSSTTIYVHLSGNAIRNAVSPFDRLAGEYHE
- the tnpC gene encoding IS66 family transposase, whose protein sequence is MQDTEQEYQKQIKELEQQVRLLREQVDFLTRKLYGTKSEKTSALEIEGQMSLFNEMESCAEPDAHEPDLVEVEKHLRKRKYAGQREKLIKDIPRSKVLHTIDESEQICERCGGTMVKVGEEFVRTEVQFIPASLKVVDHYRETYECRACRKNGTPYMEKSPVPHPPVMHSLASASTIAWLVHQKFELGIPLYRQEKEWEAMGLSLSRATMSNWLLAVCRDWLSHVVSHLRRELLKQGYLHIDETHVQVLKEPGRKNTSDSYMWVYCSTRDSKRPVRYFEYQPGRGGKYPETFLKGYTGYIHTDAYSGYNGVKGVTRCLCYTHLRRAFVDALPKDIHGPEASKPAEAVIRLNKLFEIEKELDGLPPEQKKKERLDREKPLLEAFWSWAEISSAGELPKSKLHTAFQYALNNRQEFFNYLGDGNCSISNSLAENCIRPFVIGRKNWLFAGSPKGAAASAGIYTLVETAKANGLDAMKYIKYILADMPGSRFLENPEYLDDYLPWDPMVQERCR